A part of Mycobacteriales bacterium genomic DNA contains:
- a CDS encoding amidohydrolase family protein yields MTATQATRPLEDVFVIDSTVHGYNFRADNYVPGPFKERIAAQLTETLWGGHIGNVPFGDQRYILSRERFENGHDPDLLGGALFAESDTDVCIYHGVPLYGIYQDGGSALWVGKAMRERWPDRVALYGPVSPWQPDALDIVEQMIVEEKAIGIKMYPMDIVNGKVNSYRLDDPEIAFPILERIQQLGGKIVATHKAVPQGQVPSEPFAPYDVAGAASAFPDLTFEIVHGGIAYLEETAWQLQRFPNVTVNLETTAAFMLSRQPRQFAHMLGTLLFWGGADKIFWSSGATARHPQPYLEMFWDFEIPEDLREQHDYPELTREIKENILGRN; encoded by the coding sequence ATGACCGCAACACAGGCCACGAGGCCCCTCGAGGACGTCTTTGTGATCGACTCGACGGTGCACGGCTACAACTTCCGCGCCGACAACTACGTCCCGGGGCCGTTCAAGGAGCGGATTGCCGCGCAGCTCACCGAAACCCTGTGGGGCGGGCACATCGGTAACGTGCCATTCGGCGACCAGCGCTACATCCTGAGCCGCGAGCGATTCGAGAACGGCCACGACCCGGACCTGCTTGGCGGAGCGCTGTTCGCCGAGTCCGACACCGACGTGTGCATCTACCACGGGGTTCCGCTCTACGGCATCTATCAGGACGGTGGCTCGGCGCTGTGGGTGGGTAAGGCCATGCGGGAACGTTGGCCCGACCGGGTCGCGCTCTACGGCCCGGTCAGCCCCTGGCAGCCGGATGCGCTGGACATCGTCGAGCAGATGATCGTCGAGGAGAAGGCCATCGGGATCAAGATGTATCCGATGGACATCGTCAACGGCAAGGTCAACAGTTACCGCCTGGACGACCCTGAGATCGCGTTCCCGATCCTGGAGCGGATTCAGCAACTCGGCGGCAAGATCGTCGCTACCCACAAGGCCGTCCCACAGGGCCAGGTGCCCAGCGAGCCCTTCGCACCCTATGACGTAGCCGGAGCGGCATCGGCCTTCCCCGACCTGACCTTCGAGATCGTCCACGGCGGAATCGCGTACCTGGAAGAGACGGCCTGGCAGCTCCAGCGGTTCCCCAACGTGACCGTCAACCTCGAGACCACCGCGGCGTTCATGCTCTCGCGCCAACCCCGCCAGTTCGCGCACATGCTCGGCACCCTGCTGTTCTGGGGAGGCGCCGACAAGATCTTCTGGTCCTCCGGCGCCACGGCGCGCCACCCGCAGCCGTACCTGGAGATGTTCTGGGACTTCGAGATTCCGGAGGACCTGCGGGAGCAGCACGACTATCCGGAGCTGACCCGCGAGATCAAGGAGAACATCCTCGGCCGCAACCA
- a CDS encoding TetR/AcrR family transcriptional regulator, which produces MPTRHNADTRAVAQIVERPVRTRRGAAEVEQAISDAVLAELAEVGFGRLTFESVAERAGTGKSPLYRRWPDTTCLVIDTLEELGMDPAGYARTGILRDDLIGFTHHMTKMQKGVRGNAFRSLLGEAHRYPPLLSRFKSEVLQPLFDALSELLRDAAGRGEISSERLTPVVLEVLHALIIKRALLETHVLTRKDIAEMVDEVLLPLVIA; this is translated from the coding sequence ATGCCGACCCGTCACAATGCCGATACGCGGGCCGTCGCGCAGATCGTCGAACGCCCCGTTCGTACGCGGCGGGGTGCCGCGGAGGTCGAGCAGGCGATCTCTGATGCTGTCCTGGCCGAACTGGCTGAGGTCGGATTCGGCCGGCTCACCTTCGAGAGCGTCGCTGAGCGCGCGGGCACCGGTAAGAGCCCGCTGTACCGACGGTGGCCGGATACGACCTGTCTGGTGATCGACACATTGGAGGAGCTGGGCATGGACCCAGCCGGATACGCACGAACGGGCATTCTCCGCGATGATCTGATCGGGTTCACGCATCACATGACTAAAATGCAGAAGGGTGTCAGGGGTAACGCATTCCGCAGCCTTCTGGGAGAAGCACACCGCTATCCCCCACTATTATCTCGATTCAAGTCAGAGGTTCTCCAGCCACTCTTCGACGCATTGAGCGAACTACTGCGGGACGCCGCCGGTCGCGGCGAGATATCTTCGGAACGCTTGACACCCGTCGTTCTTGAAGTGCTCCACGCACTGATCATCAAGCGCGCACTGCTCGAAACTCACGTTCTGACGAGGAAAGACATCGCTGAGATGGTTGACGAGGTACTCCTGCCTCTCGTCATCGCGTGA